From a single Lolium rigidum isolate FL_2022 chromosome 7, APGP_CSIRO_Lrig_0.1, whole genome shotgun sequence genomic region:
- the LOC124675102 gene encoding F-actin-capping protein subunit alpha: MSDDDGDGAGEQLSDDQKREIAVWFLSNAPAGEIRYVAKDVRALLRDEAVFEAAAAEAYPRYNKAHLVSLDLPDRSGDIIITTYGELDKNNYLDPRTAQVATVDHVKQTCTKLRPAADEELPSAYIEEFRNAIDVEVSKYVGEAYPKGVCAVYCTSGKDIEEPGADFGLAVVISAARRSPQNFCNGSWRSVWTLEFSYAFQLVEIKGKIQVGAHYFEEGNVQLDTDVDRKDSTLMQTPEDTALSVTNIIRHQESEYFSSLEESYLNLSDATFKDLRRKLPVTRTLFPWHNTHALSLTRDLAKELALGK, translated from the exons ATgtcggacgacgacggcgacggcgccggcgagCAGCTCAGTGACGACCAGAAGCGGGAGATCGCCGTCTGGTTCCTCTCCAACGCCCCCGCCGGCGAGATCCGCTACGTCGCCAAAG ATGTGCGCGCGCTGCTGCGGGACGAGGCCGTgttcgaggccgccgccgcggaggcCTACCCGAGGTACAACAAGGCGCACCTCGTCTCCCTCGACCTCCCCGACCGCAGCGGCGAT ataatcatcacaacttatgGGGAGCTCGACAAGAATAACTATCTGGACCCTAGGACTGCCCAAGTTGCTACGGTGGACCATGTTAAGCAG ACTTGTACAAAATTGAGGCCTGCTGCAGACGAGGAGCTTCCTTCAGCTTATATTGAGGAGTTTAG GAATGCTATAGATGTTGAAGTGTCAAAATACGTTGGTGAAGCTTATCCAAAAGGTGTGTGTGCTGTTTATTGTACCAGTGGAAAGGATATAGAGGAACCAGGTGCTGATTTTGGTTTGGCAGTAGTTATTTCTGCTGCTAGACGCAGCCCACAGAACTTCTG CAACGGCAGCTGGCGCTCTGTTTGGACTCTGGAATTCAGTTATGCGTTTCAACTTGTTGAAATTAAAGGAAAGATACAG GTAGGTGCTCATTATTTCGAAGAGGGAAATGTGCAGCTGGATACTGATGTTGATCGCAAGGACTCCACACTAATGCAG ACGCCTGAAGACACTGCACTCTCAGTAACTAACATCATTCGCCATCAGGAGTCCGAGTATTTTTCTTCTCTTGAG GAATCATACTTGAACTTGTCCGACGCAACGTTCAAG GATCTTCGGAGGAAACTTCCAGTTACCCGCACCCTTTTCCCATGGCACAACACTCATGCCCTCAGCCTTACACGGGACCTCGCTAAAGAGCTAGCGCTAGGGAAATGA